Part of the Virgibacillus natechei genome is shown below.
TTGGTAGTTGCTAAAAACGATAAAGCACATACAGTCTTATCCGAACAGTTGTCAAAAAAGAAAATAAAACGAATGTATGAAGCAATTGTTCATGGTGAAATCAAGCACGAATCAGGCATGATTGACGCTCCGATTGGAAGGGATCCTAAAGATCGCCAAAAAATGGGAATAGTTGATGAAGGAAGACCTGCTGTAACCCATTTCAATGTCATAAAAAGTTATCTTGACTATACACATGTAGAATGCCAACTGGAAACAGGCAGAACTCATCAAATACGTATACATATGAAATACATTGGCTTCCCCCTTGTCGGTGATCCAAAATATGGACCACGTAAAACGATGGATATAAAAGGTCAAGCATTACATGCAACCGTATTAGGATTTACACACCCAAGGACAAAAGAATGGATGGAATTTAAAGCGGAGGCTCCAACCTATTTTGAGGATATGTTGGCATCCATCGAAAAAATGTATTGACAAATGATCGGTATTCTGAAATAATATATGAAATGAATAATGAACCTTTAATATAGTCCCGTGAGGCTAAAAAGGAAACGGATGTTTACATATGTGTAGTCCTACATACATATATCCAAATCCCTTTTTTCCTCACGGAGAGAAGGGATTTTTCTATTATAAGGGGTTAAGAGGTGATGGGATGCAAGAGAAAACACAAATATTGGATCAGCCGGCAATTAATCGAGCATTAACCAGAATTGCTCATGAAATCGTTGAGAAAAATAAAGGTGTAAGCAATTTAGTACTTGTCGGCATTAAAACACGTGGTGCCCCGCTTACAAAACGCCTTCAGGAAAAGATAAAGCACATTGAAGGGGTTGATGTTCCAATTGGTGAACTCGATATAACGTTATATCGAGATGATCTGGAAAAAGCTACTCAAAATGCTGAACCACAATTAAAAGATAAAAATATTGATGTTGATCTTACAGGAAAAAAAGTAATACTCCTTGATGACGTTTTATATACAGGTCGAACGGTAAGGGCGGCAATGGATGCTCTGATGGATATCGGGAGACCTTCGCAAATTCAGCTTGGTGTTCTAGTGGATAGGGGACATAGAGAATTACCGGTTCGTGCAGATTACGTTGGGAAAAATATTCCTACTTCAGATAAGGAAATAATCGTAGTACGACTGGAAGAAATGGATGAGATTGATCTAGTATCCATTTATGAAAAGAATAGCTAAACCTTTAACTAAATCCAGAGAGATTTAGAAGGTTGTTTAAGAAAACGTGAAGAAAATTGGTCACGTGTACCTCTTTGCAGCCTTTTGCAGAGAGGTTTTTTTATGCAGAAAAACGGGGGAATAGACATGACACAAAAAAATATAGTAATGGATGTAAATGAAATACCAAAGGGAAGTCAATGGATACTATTAAGCATACAGCATTTGTTCGCTATGTTCGGTGCGACAATTTTAGTTCCATTTCTTACTGATTTATCGCCTGCTGTAGCATTGGTTTCAAGCGGAACTGGAACACTGGCATATCTCTTCATTACAAGAGGGAAAATTCCAGCATATTTAGGTTCCAGCTTTGCATTTATTGCACCGATTATAGCTGCGAGTGCTAGTGAAGGAGCAGCCGGTGCAATGGTTGGTGGGTTTTTAGCAGGAATTGTCTACGGGTTAGTAGCCTTATTGATCACTTTTTTGGGTACAGATTGGCTTATGCGCCTTTTGCCTCCTATTGTGGTTGGGCCAGTAATTATGGTGATTGGTTTAGGTTTGGCGCCAACTGCCGTTGATATGGCAATGTATGATAATGAGATATATAGTAGCACGTTTATGTTAGTAGCTTTAGTAACTCTTATTATTACGATTATCGCTACTATTTTCTTTAAAGGATTTTTGGCACTCATTCCCATACTCATAGGTATTGTTAGTGGGTATTTATTTGCACTGTTTCAAGGAATCGTTGATACATCCCAGATAAAAGCTGAATGGGCAGAAATAGCAAATATAGGTTCAGTTGGAGATTTTTTGGGGGCAATTTTTCAAATGCCAGACTTTATTATACCTTTTGTTGACTATGCACCTTTAGAAATTATAAATCTACAAATTATTTTTATCATGGTTCCTATCGCACTTGTGACAGTTGCGGAGCATATTGGGGATCAGATGGTTTTATCAAAAATTGCTGGACGCAATTTTCTCAAAGATCCTGGGTTGAATCGATCTCTATTTGGAGACGGCGTTGCGACCTTATTTGCATCCATGATAGGTGCGCCACCAAACACCACATATGGAGAAAATATAGGCGTCTTATCCATTACACGAGTGTTTAGTGTGTTTGTTATCGGGGGAGCGGCAGTGCTCGCAATATTGTTTGGGTTTATTGGAATCATTACAGCCACCATAAATTCAATTCCAACTCCAGTTATGGGGGGAGTCTCCATTCTCTTATTTGGAATTATTGCATCAAATGGATTACGTATGCTTACTGATAATCAACTCGACTTAAGTGATAAGCGTAATCTGGTTATTTCATCTGTCATCTTAGTAATCGGTGTTGGTGGAGCATTTATCGAGCTGTCAGAAGGTGTGGAAATTGCAGGGATGGCTTTATCGGCAATAATAGGCGTTATTCTTAATCTAATATTGCCAGGTAAGGAAAGTGGACATGGTAAAGGGGCGCTGTTTGAAGAATCGGATTAATTTTTCAAAATTGAAAGAAGCTACTTGAATAATCGGGAGGTAATGATGCGACATTTTATATCGGTTAATCAATTAAGTGAAGAGGAAATCGTGAATATTTTAAAAACAGCTGACTGGTATTGTAATACGGGTTATAAATTAAAACAACAGCTCTTCGTGGCAAACTTGTTTTTCGAACCGAGCACAAGAACAAAAACGAGTTTCATCGTAGCTCAAAGAAAAATGGGGATGGAGGTGTTGGACTTTCATACAGAAACCTCGAGCATACAAAAAGGGGAATCATTATATGATACTGCAAAAACGTTTGAGTCGATCGGTGCAAATTTATTGACTATTCGCCACCCATCAGATTGTTGGTTTGATAATCATTTAAAAGATATATCCATACCGATTATTAATGCGGGCGCAGGAAAAACGGAACATCCTACACAATGTTTATTGGATCTGTTAACGATTTACCAGGAATTTCAAACGTTCAAAGATTTGAAAATTGTTATTGCAGGTGATATAAAACATAGTCGTGTTGCTCAATCAAATGCTTATGCGTTGAAAGCTTTAGGCGCAAATGTCTTCTTAAGTGCAGCCCCAGAATTTGAAGATAATTCCTTGGATTTTCCTTATCTTTCCATGGATGATGCTGTGAATACGTGTGATGTGGTTATGCTTTTACGTATTC
Proteins encoded:
- a CDS encoding RluA family pseudouridine synthase, with amino-acid sequence MNTFNHRVTEEQARQRIDKLLAVLNPEISRSQVQSWITKEHVLVNGESVKSNYKCQAGDDLKWSVPEVESLNIDAENIPLSIVYEDSDLLVINKSKGMVVHPSAGHQSGTLVNALLYHCDDLSGINGVERPGIVHRIDKDTSGLLVVAKNDKAHTVLSEQLSKKKIKRMYEAIVHGEIKHESGMIDAPIGRDPKDRQKMGIVDEGRPAVTHFNVIKSYLDYTHVECQLETGRTHQIRIHMKYIGFPLVGDPKYGPRKTMDIKGQALHATVLGFTHPRTKEWMEFKAEAPTYFEDMLASIEKMY
- the pyrR gene encoding bifunctional pyr operon transcriptional regulator/uracil phosphoribosyltransferase PyrR, giving the protein MQEKTQILDQPAINRALTRIAHEIVEKNKGVSNLVLVGIKTRGAPLTKRLQEKIKHIEGVDVPIGELDITLYRDDLEKATQNAEPQLKDKNIDVDLTGKKVILLDDVLYTGRTVRAAMDALMDIGRPSQIQLGVLVDRGHRELPVRADYVGKNIPTSDKEIIVVRLEEMDEIDLVSIYEKNS
- a CDS encoding aspartate carbamoyltransferase catalytic subunit, which produces MRHFISVNQLSEEEIVNILKTADWYCNTGYKLKQQLFVANLFFEPSTRTKTSFIVAQRKMGMEVLDFHTETSSIQKGESLYDTAKTFESIGANLLTIRHPSDCWFDNHLKDISIPIINAGAGKTEHPTQCLLDLLTIYQEFQTFKDLKIVIAGDIKHSRVAQSNAYALKALGANVFLSAAPEFEDNSLDFPYLSMDDAVNTCDVVMLLRIQHERHDEKSRTMNDYLNNYGLSKEREKQMKNHAIILHPAPINRGVEIDSSLVECERSRIFQQMKNGVYIRMAIMTNILQEWGIMNETSIEECETAIISK
- a CDS encoding solute carrier family 23 protein, whose product is MTQKNIVMDVNEIPKGSQWILLSIQHLFAMFGATILVPFLTDLSPAVALVSSGTGTLAYLFITRGKIPAYLGSSFAFIAPIIAASASEGAAGAMVGGFLAGIVYGLVALLITFLGTDWLMRLLPPIVVGPVIMVIGLGLAPTAVDMAMYDNEIYSSTFMLVALVTLIITIIATIFFKGFLALIPILIGIVSGYLFALFQGIVDTSQIKAEWAEIANIGSVGDFLGAIFQMPDFIIPFVDYAPLEIINLQIIFIMVPIALVTVAEHIGDQMVLSKIAGRNFLKDPGLNRSLFGDGVATLFASMIGAPPNTTYGENIGVLSITRVFSVFVIGGAAVLAILFGFIGIITATINSIPTPVMGGVSILLFGIIASNGLRMLTDNQLDLSDKRNLVISSVILVIGVGGAFIELSEGVEIAGMALSAIIGVILNLILPGKESGHGKGALFEESD